Proteins from a genomic interval of Oncorhynchus mykiss isolate Arlee chromosome 21, USDA_OmykA_1.1, whole genome shotgun sequence:
- the LOC110499704 gene encoding cleavage and polyadenylation specificity factor subunit 6 isoform X1: MADGVDHIDIYADVEEDFNQESDYPAHDQIDLYDDVISPSANNNGDAPEDRDYLDNLPPPAGSEGNKSTPPNVVYTYTGKRIALYIGNLTWWTTDEDLTDAIGSIGIKDLLEIKFFENRANGQSKGFALVCVGSDTSSRKLLDLLAKRELHGQNPIVTPCNKQSLSQFEMQSRKSPGTSGGQMSGDGKAGPPTMGPRGGFPMGMGRGRGRFPGPPGPGGDRFPGPIGPGGPPPHFPGSGMRPPELINHRHQEGHLMDMNFNCFPPGRDGNWRPRGGMQGPPRPPPGPLGPPGPLGPPPPGQGLPPPMQGPPNRGDRPPPPVMFPGQFGQPPMGPLPPGPPPHGFGPPPGPPPPQQGPPPPGHFPPRPPGPLGPPLALAPPPHMTGPRPGGPPPAPHVNPAFFPPPGGPNNMGGPPGGDGRGPNGPNDPYGRPPSYDRGDFGPPGSNQRPPLICEFDLRAPLPRGCPDPWINEGLVDLKNGGQHLHNASDPGEMESARTPLSEAEFEEIMNRNRAISSSAISRAVSDASAADYGSAIETLVTAISLIKQSKVSADDRCKVLISSLQDCLHGIENKSYGSASSSAPKRRERSRERDHSRSREKSRRHKSRSRDRHEDYYRERSRERERHRGDRERERERDREREYRHR; this comes from the exons ATGGCTGACGGAGTTGATCACATCGACATCTACGCCGATGTTGAAGAGGATTTCAACCAG GAATCAGACTACCCTGCCCATGACCAGATAGACTTGTATGACGATGTTATCTCTCCTTCGGCCAATAATAACGGAGACGCACCTGAGGACCGGGACTACCTGGACAACCTACCCCCACCTGCTGGCTCCGAGGGGAACAAGAGCACCCCGCCCAACGTGGTTTACACGTACACTGGCAAGAGGATCGCCCTGTACATAGGCAATCTCACATGG TGGACAACAGACGAAGATTTGACAGACGCCATTGGATCGATAGGCATTAAGGATCTGCTGGAGATCAAGTTCTTTGAGAACAGAGCCAACGGCCAGAGTAAAGG GTTTGCCCTGGTGTGTGTGGGCTCAGACACGTCCTCTAGGAAGCTACTGGACCTGCTGGCTAAACGGGAGCTCCACGGACAGAACCCCATTGTTACCCCCTGCAACAAACAGTCCCTCAGCCAGTTCGAGATGCAGTCTCGGAAAA GCCCAGGTACATCGGGTGGGCAGATGTCCGGAGATGGGAAGGCGGGACCCCCCACCATGGGCCCCCGCGGTGGCTTCCCCATGGGCATGGGTAGGGGCCGAGGCCGCTTCCCCGGGCCTCCTGGCCCTGGAGGAGACCGCTTCCCTGGGCCTATCGGACCCGGAGGGCCCCCGCCTCACTTCCCAG GGTCGGGGATGAGGCCACCTGAACTCATTAACCATAGACACCAAGAAGGCCACCTGATGGATATGAATTTCAATTGCTTCCCGCCGGGACGTGATGGGAATTGGCGACCCAGAG GTGGTATGCAGGGCCCACCTCGACCCCCTCCTGGCCCACTAGGTCCCCCTGGACCCCTAGGCCCCCCTCCCCCAGGACAGGGCCTCCCCCCTCCCATGCAAGGCCCCCCCAACCGTGGCGACCGCCCCCCACCCCCGGTCATGTTCCCCGGCCAGTTCGGCCAGCCCCCCATGGGTCCTCTCCCCCCTGGCCCTCCCCCACACGGCTTCGGCCCTCCTCctggccccccacccccccaacagGGCCCTCCACCCCCGGGTCATTTCCCCCCTCGCCCCCCCGGGCCCCTTGGACCACCTCTGGCCCTCGCTCCCCCACCACACATGACCGGGCCCCGACCTGGAGGCCCCCCACCGGCTCCCCATGTCAACCCAGCGTTCTTCCCTCCTCCTGGGGGTCCTAACAACATGGGGGGCCCTCCTGGAGGAGACGGCAGGGGCCCCAACGGGCCCAACGACCCCTATGGACGGCCACCTTCGTATGACCGGGGAGACTTCGGCCCCCCCGGCAG TAACCAGCGTCCCCCGCTAATCTGTGAGTTTGACCTCAGGGCCCCCCTGCCCCGCGGCTGCCCAGACCCCTGGATTAACGAGGGTTTGGTCGATCTGAAAAATGGCGGCCAGCACTTGCACAATGCGAGTGACCCAGG GGAGATGGAGTCGGCGCGGACACCGCTGAGCGAGGCAGAGTTTGAGGAGATCATGAACCGGAACCGAGCCATCTCCAGTAGTGCCATCTCTAGGGCGGTGTCAGATGCTAGCGCTG cTGACTACGGCAGTGCCATAGAGACTCTGGTGACAGCCATCTCTCTGATCAAGCAGTCTAAGGTCTCTGCTGACGACCGCTGTAAAGTTCTCATCAGCTCTCTACAGGACTGTCTCCACGGCATCGAGAACAAGTCCTACGGCTCTGCCTCCAG TTCTGCCCCCAAAAGACGCGAGAGGTCGAGGGAGCGTGACCACAGCCGATCCCGGGAGAAGAGCCGGCGCCACAAGTCCCGTAGCCGCGACCGCCACGAGGACTACTACCGCGAACGcagccgggagagagagaggcaccgcGGGGACAGAGAACGAGAACGAGAAAGAGACCGTGAGAGGGAGTACCGACATCGTTAG